A stretch of Miscanthus floridulus cultivar M001 chromosome 13, ASM1932011v1, whole genome shotgun sequence DNA encodes these proteins:
- the LOC136501803 gene encoding auxin-responsive protein SAUR76-like has product MAKGGLGKLRCMIRRWHSSSRIARTPPAIIDDGATIVSGGGGASSFHGADEVPKGLHPVYVGKSRRRYLIAEELVGHPLFQTLVDRTGGAVAGTTVVGCEVVLFEHLLWMLENADPQPESLDELVDYYAC; this is encoded by the coding sequence ATGGCGAAGGGCGGGCTAGGCAAGCTGCGGTGCATGATCAGGAGGTGGCACTCGTCCAGCCGCATCGCCCGCACGCCACCGGCCATCATCGACGACGGCGCCACCATcgtctccggcggcggcggcgcgtcgtCGTTCCACGGTGCGGACGAGGTGCCCAAGGGCCTGCACCCGGTGTACGTCGGCAAGTCGCGGCGCCGGTACCTCATCGCCGAGGAGCTCGTGGGCCACCCGCTGTTCCAGACCCTCGTCGACCGCACCGGGGGAGCGGTGGCGGGTACTACCGTCGTCGGCTGCGAGGTGGTGCTGTTCGAGCACCTGCTGTGGATGCTGGAGAACGCGGACCCGCAGCCGGAGTCCCTCGACGAGCTCGTCGACTACTACGCGTGCTGA